GGCCTCAATATTCAGGGCACATCCGGTGCTTCTGGTGCTGGCGGTGTTATAAGACTGAGGGGTAATTCAAGTGTGTCCATGAGCAATGCACCTTTGGTTTATATTGATGGTATTCGTGTAAGATCTGATTCATATCCCAAAAATGTTCCTCCCACCGGGTACTCTGGCAGAGGCCACAACACACTGTCAAGCCCATTAAACGATATTAATCCAAATGATGTAGAACGAATTGAAATCATTAAAGGTGCGGCCGCTACCACTCTTTATGGAACAGAAGCAGCTGCAGGTGTAATTCAAATTTTCACTAAAAAAGGAACAGCAGGCGGCGGCGCAAAGTGGAATGTACAAGTAGACCAGGGGACAATCTTCTTACCTGAATTTGGTACTGAGGAAAGACCTTATTTTGGCTTGGGTCCATTTGTAAAAGATGGTAGCAAAGCAAACTATTCCGTCTCTACTGCTGGAGGCGGAGCCGATCTTAGATACTTTATCTCTGCAAACTGGTCTGACAATACCGGTGTTTTGCCTGATGCACGGGATGATCGATTGAACTTCAGAGGGAATTTTGGATTTAGTCCTGCAAAAAATCTCCAGATCAACTATAACACAATGGTTTCGAAATCACACACCCAGAATCCACCCCAAGGTAACAATGCCCATGGATTGACTTTGAACGCCTACCGCGGACGAGCCAGTTACTTTGGCACGGAGTGGGGGGATCCAATGTTCAAAGAGGAACTAGATCAATTGATGGTGTATGACATTACATCAGAGTTCACCCGGTACACCACTGGTGGTGAGATGATTTGGAGCCCGATACCCAATTTTACGAACACGTTCAAACTGGGATATGACAGATCTCACGCCGATCATAGAAATTACCGGCCTTACGGTTTCATACGGGCAAAATATGGAATATTGGCTGATCTTGATTGGACGGGAGAGCTTATAAACAGTGAATACATAGGCAGTTATGATCTGGATATGGGTGACCTGACATTAGATATATCTGTTGGAGGCCAAAGAACCGAATCTAGAGATCATCATATTACCGCTCATGCTGAGAACCTACCACCCGGTGACGCGACAGTTACCGGCGGCGCTTCGCAGCAGGCCAGAGAATATCGCACTAAGATCATTAATGCAGGATACTTTGGGCAAACTTTGATCGGCTTCAAAGACAGGTATTTTGTAACCCTTGGTATGCGTATTGACGGTTTTAGCGCGTTCGGAGAAGAAGCTGGTTACCAGCAACTGCCTAAAGTCAGTGCGTCTTATATTGTTTCAGATGAGTCATTCTGGCCTCAGACACCCCTCTTCGGAGCTATGAAATTGCGTGTGGCATGGGGACAGTCTGGACGTGCTCCTGGTGCTTTTGATGCTGTAAGAACTTGGGACCCTGTTGGCTGGGGTGGATCTGTTGCTTTCTTTCCGGAAAATGTTGGTAACTCATCTCTCGGACCTGAGATAACCTCCGAGATTGAGTTTGGTTTTGATGCAACCTTTTTGAATGACAAGGTAACAATGGAATTCACCTCTTATGATCAAACCACGATGAACGCACTCTTTAGTGTAACGCAGATACCATCTCTTGGATTCCTTGGATCTCAGCTGGAAAATGTGGGTGAACTATCAAATTCCGGCATCGAAGTGGCGCTCCAGGCTGACATAGTGCGCACCAGCAGTTTTGGCCTGAGTGGAGGATTTACTTTGGCCACTAATAACAGTGAGGTTATCAGTCTGGGTGGTTCCCCTGAATTCGGTGTTGGTGGCGGTGGATGGATTAAGGAAGGTGGGTCAGTCCCTGGTATTATCGGTAGAAAAATCCTCAATCCCAACGATCTGGCCGATCCAGACTTCGCAAAAGATGAGAATGGGTCAACAGACAGCAGACATATGTTTGGTCCCAATTTGCCAGTAAATGTGTATGCTGGATTTCTTGAAGTTACTCTTCCCATGGGTATTCGGGTCTCCGCAAGGGGTGAATATATGGGAGGACACTACATTTCTGATGGAGCCAGCAGTAATGTTGCTCGTCGTGGTGCTTATACGGTTTGTGATGAAATTGTGAAAGGTGGTAGTACAGCTTATGAATTAGTTAATGCAGGCACCACTGATCAACTGACCGCTAGAGAGCGCGCCATGTGCACCCGAAGTACTGTGGGTGGTTCTGGCAATATTTTTATTTATCCAGCGGATTTCTTCAAGATGAGGAATTTCACTGTGACAGTCCCGATTCCTGTTGAATTCAATAATATTAATTCAATGACGCTGAAGTTTTCAGCCAGGAACGCCTACCGCTGGTTAAATGAGGATTTCCCGCTGTTCGATCCGGAAATGGTTTCAGGTGGTGGCCGAGCTACTGGCAGTAGTACAGCGTACTATCACCAGTCACGTTCTATCTCGGAACATATACCTCCAACCGGAAGCTACACCCTGAGCCTCAGGGTGACTTTCTAGGTGGTTATCATGGAGAAGGAGAAAATGATGAAAAAACTTACTTTAATCGTTCTTGCTTTGACATTTGCTGCCTGCGATTTAGAAGTTACCAATCCGGGCCCCGTTCAGGATTCATTTCTTGTAACGGAGGAGGCACAAGTTGGTGTCGTGAATGGTGCCGGTCGCGCACTATCAGCGGCCATGAACTGGGTGTCCTACACTGGGGGTGCTATATCAAGAGAGGTAACCCCCTCTGGTTCAATAGGTAGCTTTGGCATTTCATTAAGGACTCAAGAGGGAAACCTTGACGCTAATGAAACCAGTACTCATTGGAATACGTCTCAGCGTGCAAGATGGATGGCTGAAAGTGGCGCAACAAAGATGAAAGAAGAAGTATATGATGATTATTCATCCAATGCCAATTACGCCCAAATATTACTGTATGCAGGATATGCCAACCGTCTTTTGGGAGAAAACTTTTGCTGTGCCGTTGTTGACGGTGGCTCCGCCCAGGATGGAAGCACCTATTTTGACAGAGCTTTGGATAATTTTAACGAAGCAATCACTGTAGCCAAGGCCGCAGGCGAGACTGATCTTGCTACCGCTGCGCAAGCAGGAAGAGCGTCTGTAAAGGTCTGGAAAGGTGACTGGTCAGCAGCTGTATCTGATGCTGATGCTGTTCTAAGCGCTGGTGGGGATAATTTTAAGTATGAAATGCCCTACTACGATGGATATGGTATTGATGTATACAATAGAATCTACTACGCAAGCAGCGGTGATGGTCCCTACAGGGCCAACACTGTCTGGCATACCGCCTATGAAGAATATTCTCAGGAGACGGGGGATACCAGAGTAGGCTTTATATTTACTGAAAAGGGTGGTGGTCCTGACTGGACAGATTTAGATGGTACCACCTATCAGATTGAATCAGGTGATGCTACCGTGAATGGTAAAATCATCCCGTGGCTGCCGCAGCAAAAACACGATAAACGGACATCCTCAATCCGCCTCTCAAGCTCACAGGAGATGTATCTCATCAAAGCTGAAAATGCACTTAATAACGGCTCTGTGGATGACGCACTGACAAATATTAATGCTGTTCGTACCCTGGCCGGACAGGATGCTGTCACAGCTACAACGGCTGCTGAAGGGTGGACTATGCTAAAAAGAGAGCGGGGTATCGAATTGTGGCTTGAGGGCAGACGTTTGGGTGATATGCGCAGGTGGGCGGAAGCTTCAGCCGCTGGTAGTTATCATGAATATGAGACAACTAACTGGGAAGGCAGTGCTTATACACCAGCCTATCTGTCATTTCCTATTGGGCAAAGTGAGATTGATACCAATCCGAATGTGACAACCTCGGATGGTCGTCCGTATTAACTTCTAGAGTTTATTGAAATGAGGAAAAGGGGTGGCACTAATATGTCACCCCTTTTTAATTAGATAAAGGAGATCATGATGAATCGTAAATGGACCGTTTATCTTCTTTCAGCTGTTTTTCTTCTGTCGGTTGGGCATTCCCAGAAACCCCCCAGCCCACAGGATGTTTTCGGCTTTCGTATTGGCGATGACTACAAGCTTGCTGACCACAGTCAGATGGTGGACTATTACAAGAAACTGGCTGATGCTTCCGATAGAGTTCAACTAACCGAGATCGGAAAGTCCGCCCTAGGAAGGCCCATGCTTTTGTTATTCATCTCAACACCTGAGAATTTGAAACAGTTAGACAACTGGAAGTCCATCAGCACAAAGCTGGCTCGTGCCAGGGTGAGTGAGGATGAAGCGAAAAAACTGGTGAAGGAGGGGAAATCAATACTTTGGATCGACGGTGGTATGCATGCTACTGAGCGGGCTCACGGGCAAATGACTGCTGAACTTGCTTACCGGGTAGCCACTGAAGAGTCTGATGAGATGAAAAAGATTCGTGAGAATGTGATTCTTCTCTTAATGCCCGTTATAAACCCCGATGGAATGGATATTGTGGTGGACTGGTACCGTCGCAATCTTGGTACACCGTTTGAGACCACCAGCCCGCCGTGGCTTTATCACCATTACGTAGGGCATGACAACAACCGGGACTGGTTTATGAACAATATGCCCGAATCGCAGGCTTGCTCCCAGGTCATTTATAATGATTGGTATCCCCAGATCGTTTATAACCA
This portion of the Candidatus Neomarinimicrobiota bacterium genome encodes:
- a CDS encoding RagB/SusD family nutrient uptake outer membrane protein → MEKEKMMKKLTLIVLALTFAACDLEVTNPGPVQDSFLVTEEAQVGVVNGAGRALSAAMNWVSYTGGAISREVTPSGSIGSFGISLRTQEGNLDANETSTHWNTSQRARWMAESGATKMKEEVYDDYSSNANYAQILLYAGYANRLLGENFCCAVVDGGSAQDGSTYFDRALDNFNEAITVAKAAGETDLATAAQAGRASVKVWKGDWSAAVSDADAVLSAGGDNFKYEMPYYDGYGIDVYNRIYYASSGDGPYRANTVWHTAYEEYSQETGDTRVGFIFTEKGGGPDWTDLDGTTYQIESGDATVNGKIIPWLPQQKHDKRTSSIRLSSSQEMYLIKAENALNNGSVDDALTNINAVRTLAGQDAVTATTAAEGWTMLKRERGIELWLEGRRLGDMRRWAEASAAGSYHEYETTNWEGSAYTPAYLSFPIGQSEIDTNPNVTTSDGRPY